The genomic segment ATTTAACATTTTAGGGAAACTTCCAGGACCATCACATATTAAAACATTTTTTTCCGAATCTTTTACAATACTTTCTATAAAAAAAGTTGAAAGTTCAATATTGTTTTTGAACTGTTTATTTTCGCTTAATAAATAAATAGATCCAATCGCTCCACTTACAGGACTTAAATTTCTAGACAGATATGGAAAACTATTTTTATCAAAAAAAACTTCGCAGATTACTTTGTTTTCATTATTAAAAACATCTTTCTTAACAACTTTATCATCAAAAAAGTAAAAGCGTTCTTTTCTAGAATTATTATTAAAAGTATCAATTATATACGAATTCTTATTTTTACTCTCTTTTTTAAATGCTATATACTGACCAGTAAAACTATTGAAATATCTTGAAATATTCTTAGTCTCCTGTACTTGAATAGTATCTTTAAAAAGCAATTTAAATACTTTGTAAATTTTTTTATTCGTTTTATTTCTTATAGAAGAAGATTTTTCTTCAAAAAAATTAAACATATTAATCATTTTTGTTCTACTATCCATCTTACCCTGTTTTATTAATTGATCAATAATTACATTATAATTTGTTTTAAAATCAAATGTAATAACATCTGCATTAATGCCGCTATTGTAAAACTCTTTACTTCTTTCTAACATTGCAGTCGTCATTCCACCCTTATTTACATCTAATTCATGAACAATCATAAACACATTTTTCAAAAGTAAATCCCCAATCTAAAAATAGTTATAAAAAACGTAATTAAAACAACAAAAATTAAATCTACAATACAAAAATTAGACGGTATTTAACAACAACACCGTCTAATTCTTATGTTAATTAGAAGTTTAAAACTAAACGTACAGATTATCCGATTGAACCTTCCATCTCGAACTTGATGAGACGGTTCATTTCGACTGCATATTCCATCGGCAATTCTTTTGTGAATGGCTCGATGAAGCCCATGACGATCATTTCTGTTGCTTCTTCTTGTGAAATCCCGCGGCTCATAAGATAGAACAATTGTTCTTCCGAGACCTTCGATACTTTCGCTTCGTGCTCAAGCGAGATGTTATCGTTGAGGATTTCGTTATACGGAATCGTATCCGATGTCGATTGGTTATCCATGATGAGTGTGTCACATTCGATGTTCGAACGCGCTCCGGTCGCTTTACGGCCGAAGTGGACGATTCCACGATACGTGACTTTCCCACCATGTTTCGAAATCGATTTCGAGACGATTGTTGAAGACGTGTTTGGCGCAAGGTGAATCATTTTCGCACCCGCGTCTTGGTGTTGTCCTTTACCTGCGATGGCGATTGATAATGTCATACCACGTGATCCTTCACCTTTTAAGATGACGGCCGGGTATTTCATCGTCAATTTCGAACCGATGTTACCATCGACCCATTCCATCGTCGCGCCGGCTTCACAGATCGCACGTTTCGTCACGAGGTTGTAGACGTTGTTTGCCCAGTTTTGGATCGTCGTGTAACGGCAATAGGCATTTTTGTTGATGAAGATCTCAACGACCGCCGAGTGAAGCGAGTTCGTCGTGTAGACCGGTGCCGTACATCCTTCGACGTAGTGCACGGATGCTTCTTCGTCAACGATGATGAGCGTCCGCTCGAATTGGCCCATGTTTTCCGAGTTGATCCGGAAGTATGCTTGAAGCGGCGTATCCATCTTGACACCTTTTGGTACGTAGATGAATGAACCACCCGACCAAACCGCTGTGTTCAAGGCAGCGAATTTGTTGTCTGTCGGCGGAATCAATTTACCGAAGTACTCACGGAACAAGTCTTCGTTCTCTTTGAGTGCTGTATCTGTATCTTTGAAGACGATCCCTTGATCTTCAAGTTCACTCTTCATGTTGTGGTAAACGACTTCTGATTCGTACTGTGCCGAAACCCCTGCCAAGTACTTTTGTTCTGCTTCCGGGATACCGAGTTTGTCAAACGTACGTTTGATTTCTTCCGGTACTTCATCCCATGATTTTTCAGCACGTTCCGACGGCTTCACGTAGTACGTGATATCGTCAAAACGAAGATCTGATAAATCGCCACCCCAAGCTGGCATCGCTTGCTCGTTGAAAATCTTAAGCGATTTCAAACGGAAGTCGAGCATCCATTGTGGTTCTTCTTTCATTTTCGAGATCGTTTCGACGACTTCTGTCGTCAAGCCACGTCCAGAACGGAAGATCGAGATATCGCGATCGTGGAAACCATATTTATAATCGCCAATTTCAGGCATGTTCTTAGCCATGTTCATTTCCTCCTCTTACTTACTGACCGAAGTTACTTGCCTTCTTCCACGCCACGTTCGAGCGCTTTCCAAGCAAGTGTCGCACACTTGATACGTGCTGGGAATTTCGTCACACCGGAAAGTGCTTCTGCGTCCCCAAGATCAAACTTCTCATCATCATAGTCTTTCCCTTGAACCATCTCAGAAAAGATTTCTGCGAGTTGTAATGCTTCTTCGACCGTTTTTCCTTTGACGATCTGTGTCATCATCGACGCGGACGCCATACTGATGGAACACCCTTCGCCGTCAAACTTCGCATCTTGGACGATATCGTCTTCGATCGCGAGCTGTAAGCGAATCGTGTCTCCACACGTCGGGTTATTCATATCGATCGTCACGCCTCCCTCGATCGCACCGCGATTACGAGGAGTTTTATAATGATCCATGATCACTTGACGGTACAAGTGATCGAGATTGTTAAAATCCATGACTGAAATACTCCTTCGTTTGACGAAGTCCTGTCACTAAGGCATCGACTTCTTCTTGCGTGTTATACAAGTAGAAGCTTGCTCGTGCGGTTGAACTGGCACCGAGCCAACGCATCAATGGTTGTGCACAGTGATGACCAGCGCGGACTGCGACGCCTTGCATGTCGAGTACCGTCGCGACATCATGTGCATGGACATCGCCGAGATTGAATGTGACGAGACCGACACGTTCTTCCGGACCATAAATCGTTAATCCGTCGATTTCACGCATCTGTGCCATCGCATACCGTGCGAGTTCACGTTCATGGGCTTCGATGTTCTCTAGACCAATTTCTTCTAGAAAATCAATCGCTGCCGACAGACCGACTGCTCCCGCAATGATGGGTGTACCGGCTTCAAAACGGTACGGTGATGGTTTGAACGTCGATTCTTCAAGTCCGACGTAATCAATCATCTCGCCTCCGAATTCGACCGGTTCCATCGCATTCAGTAATGCTTTTTTACCATATAAGACGCCGATTCCTGTTGGTCCACACATTTTATGGGCAGAAAACGCCAAGAAATCACAGTCGAGATCGACGACGTCAATTTTTTGATGTGGTGCACTTTGCGCTGCATCGACGACCATGACGGCACCGACGGCATGCGCGAGTTGCGCCACTTCTTTGATTGGATTGATCGTACCGAGGACGTTCGAGACATGTGCCATCGCAACGACTTTCGTCCGATCGGAAATTTGTGCTTTGACCGCTTCGATCGTCACACGACCATCAGCTGTCAAATCGACATATTTCAGTTTCGCTTTTTTCTTTTTCGCGACTTGTTGCCACGGAATGAGATTCGCATGGTGTTCAAGGTAGGTGACGACAATCTCGTCCCCTTCTTGCACATGCTCCATTCCGTAACTCGACGCGACGATATTAATCGCCGTCGTCGTCCCACGGGTAAAGATAATTTCTTCATGGTGTTGCGCCTTGATGAAACGACGTACGTTTTCACGCGCACCTTCGTACGCATCCGTCGCTCGTGTTCCGAGCGTATGGACGCCACGGTGCACATTCGAATGAACCGTCTTGTAGTAGTTGTCGATCGCTTCGATGACGACGAGCGGCTTTTGTGACGAAGCCGCACTATCTAAATAGACGAGTTTCCGGTCATTAACCTGTTGGTCAAGAATCGGAAACTGATTGCGGATGGATGCATCGATTCCCATATTAGTTTACTTTCCCTTCAATCACTTGAACGAGACGTTCCTTAACGGAGTCAATCGCAAGCTCAGAGACGACAGGTTGTAAGAAACCATGAACGACAAGACGTTCTGCTTCTTTACGTGACAATCCACGGCTCATCAAGTAGTAGAGTTGGAGTTCGTCGACACGGCCGACAGATGCCGCGTGTCCTGCCATGACGTCATCTTCATCAATCAAGAGAATCGGGTTCGCGTCACCACGTGCCTTTTCAGACAACATGAGCACACGTTCCGTTTGGACTCCGTTTGATTTCGACGCACCATGGTGAATCATTGACGTTCCGTTGAAGATTGATGTCGCAGCATCTTTTTGGACACCGTGAATCAAGATGAATCCTTCAGATCCTTTACCGAAATGATCTGTCCGGACGTTGAAGTTTTGTTTTTGATCGCCACGACCGACAGTAACGGCTTTCGTATCTGAGAACGAATCGTTCCCGACGAGATGCGTTTTCGTTTCTGTGATCGTATGGCCGTCATTCATGTGACCGAGTGCCCATTCGAGCTTCGCGCCTTGTTTGACGACACCACGGCGGTTCATATACGTGACAGCACCTTTCGCAAGCGTATCAACGCCTCCGAAAAGAACTTTTGCGTTCGCTTCGACGAATACTTCCGTCACGACGTTGACGTTATGTGCTTCTTCGCCGTAAGAGACGAAGCTTTCGATATACGTCAATTCGCTGTCTTGATCGGCAACGATGATTGCGTGGTGGTAAAGTGCGCCGCCTGCTTGTTCGAGCGTATAGATCGCTTGCATCGGTACCGTCAGCTTAACGCCTTTAGGTACATACAAGAATGTTCCGCCGTTCATGAGCGCTGCGTTGAGTGCTGCGAGACGGTCTTCATTGACGTTAACGCCTTCTGTCATGAAATACTTCTCAACGAGTTCCGGATGATGCTTCATTGCATCTTCAAGCGTTGTGAAGATGACACCGTTCGTTGCCTCACTGTTTTGCGCATGGACAAGTTGTCCGTTACGCGTGATCAACATATGGTCACGGTTTTCACCGATTAATGTTTCGATATCCGGCGTGAGACCTGTTGCTGTCTCAAGGTCTGCTGTGCCTTCTGTGAAGTTCCAGCCACCGATTTTAATTTTTTCTACTTTTGGCAATGCGAGCGTTGGGGCAAGATCAAGTGCATCTTGGCGCTTAGAAATCATCCAAGCGGGCTCCCCTAAGCGAGTCGCACGTTCTGCCACTGCCTCGCGATTTACGGCAAGATTCAGTTCTACAGTCATCATGCTTCCTCCCTCGTCTTACGCTTTTGTTTCGATTTCGACTTCTTCGATGCCGAGTTCTTTTTTAACCCAGTCATATCCTTCTGCTTCAAGACGGTGTGCAAGTTCTTTTCCGCCAGACATGACGATTTTTCCACCCATCATGATGTGGATGAAATCAGGCTCGATGTAGTTCAAGAGACGCTGATAGTGCGTGATGATGAGGCAACCGAACTCAGGTGAACGCATTTCGTTAACACCTTTTGCAACGACTTTAAGTGCATCGATATCAAGACCTGAATCGATTTCGTCGAGGATTGCGATTGCTGGTTTCAGCATCGTCATTTGAAGAATTTCGTTCCGTTTTTTCTCTCCGCCTGAGAAACCTTCGTTGAGATAACGGTGTGCCATTTCGCCTGGCATTTCAAGAAGTCCCATTTGCGCGTCAAGTTGACGGATGAACTTCATGAGTGAGATTTCATCGCCTTCTTCGCGACGTGAGTTGATTGCTGAACGAAGGAAGTCAGAGTTTGTAACACCACTGATTTCGCTTGGGTATTGCATGGCGAGGAACATTCCTGCTTGCGCACGTTCGTTAACTTCCATCTCAAGAACATCTTCGCCGTCGAGTGTGACTGATCCAGATGTTACTTCATACGTTGGGTGACCCATCAATGCAGAAGCGAGTGTTGATTTACCTGTCCCGTTTGGTCCCATGACCGCGTGGATTTCGCCGCCTTTGATTTCTAAGTTAACGCCTTTCAAGATTTCTTTGCCGTCGATTGCGACGTGTAGATCTTCAATCTTCAAGTGTGAAGCCTTCATGTAGAATCCCTCCATCTATTCATTTCGTGTCTGACGATTCAGTTCACGAGAGTTACTAATTTAGTATCATTCTAATCTTAATGAATCATACCACATTATTCAAGCGTCATCGCTCATGGTTTTTTCTCAAAATGAAGCCTTTTAGTGAGAATGACTTTAAAGTGATACGACTTCTTTCTCTTCTTCCACCTTCGATCGTCTGTGAACCCGCTGTGACAGTAAGAGCAGTGGGATTCCGAGTAATGTCAAGAGGGCTAAGCAACCAAAAATCGGCAACGGACGATCGGCGCCAAAATAAAAAAGTAATTGTCCGCCGATGACCGGTCCGATTGACTGACCAATCGATGTTAAGCCCATCGCTCCAAAATAACTGCCCCGTAATTCCGGTTTCGCAAAACTATCGGTCAAGATATCCGTCATCGTGAACATCATCACTTCCCCGCACGTGAAGATGAACATCGCACCGATCATTAACCAGACCGTTCCGGCATTCCCCATGACGAATAAACCGAACGCGACGGTCGCAATCCCGACCGTAATCGAGACGAGCGGCGACGTCTTCATCCCGAATTTCATGATCGGGTACTGGACGACTAAGACGGTCACAGCATTAATCGTGATCAATAAAGCAAACAGACTTGTCCCACCGGACAGTAACGTCGTCGTCGTCAAAAATTGCGGCAACGTCGAGTTGAACTGACTGTAACCGAGAATCCCGAAGATGATCCCGGCGAGGGCAAACGTGAAAGCGACATCCGTTTTCAACAGTTGAACCGTTGCGCCGAACGAAACTTTTTTCCCGCCGTGACTTTCTGTGATCGGATACCGCTGAAACAAGATAAAAATCGCAATCCCATACCCGAGGTAAACGAATGCCGTTATATAGAAGGTAATCGCCGTATTGCCGGCACTGAGCAATAACGCAATCCCCGGTCCGATTGCCGCCGCGACATTGATCATGGCGTAACGGATGTTAAAGACGAACAACCGGTTTTTTTCATCCGTCGTATCACTAATCAAGGCACGGGCGGACGGTTCGAAGATGGAACGAAACACGCCGTTTAAGGCACTCAAGGTAAAGAACGCCCAAAACGTCTCGACCTGGGCCAAGGCGATGAAGACAAAGACGAAGCCAAGTGTTCCGGTCAGCATCATTGTCCGGCGGCCGTAACGGTCAGACAAGGTCCCACCGATGAAACTCATGACGAGACTCGAGACGGCTGAAATACTGAGGACCCAGCCGACATCGACCGGGCTAAACTTTAACACCGTCGATAAATAAATCGCAAAGAATGGCATCGTGATGAACGTCCCGAGCCGCGAGAAAAATGTTCCGAGCAGGACGCCGATCGTCAATGGATGTAACTGGCGTAAACGGTGCAACTAGAATCCCCCTTCAACTAAAAAAATAATGCATCCTTCCATTATATAGGAAGAATGCATCATTCGAGTGAATTATTTGCTGACCGGAACAACGGCCCCTTTGTATTCTTTCGTAATCCAATCCTGGGTCTTTTTCTCGTGTAAGATATCGAGCAATGCCGTCACACGCTCGTCTTTTTCATCACCTTCACGCGTGACGATGATGTTGACGTATGGTGAAGACTCATCTTCAAGGGCAATCGTATCTTTCAACGGGTTCAAACCGTTATCGATCGCGTAGTTCGTATTGATGAGGACTGCATCGCCTTCATTGTTTTTGTATGCTTGCGGTAAGAGTGATGCTTCGATGTTTGTTTTAAACTTAATGTTCTTCGGGTTTTCCGCGATATCTTTCAGTTGTGCATCAGTTGTTTTA from the Exiguobacterium oxidotolerans JCM 12280 genome contains:
- a CDS encoding MDR family MFS transporter, producing MHRLRQLHPLTIGVLLGTFFSRLGTFITMPFFAIYLSTVLKFSPVDVGWVLSISAVSSLVMSFIGGTLSDRYGRRTMMLTGTLGFVFVFIALAQVETFWAFFTLSALNGVFRSIFEPSARALISDTTDEKNRLFVFNIRYAMINVAAAIGPGIALLLSAGNTAITFYITAFVYLGYGIAIFILFQRYPITESHGGKKVSFGATVQLLKTDVAFTFALAGIIFGILGYSQFNSTLPQFLTTTTLLSGGTSLFALLITINAVTVLVVQYPIMKFGMKTSPLVSITVGIATVAFGLFVMGNAGTVWLMIGAMFIFTCGEVMMFTMTDILTDSFAKPELRGSYFGAMGLTSIGQSIGPVIGGQLLFYFGADRPLPIFGCLALLTLLGIPLLLLSQRVHRRSKVEEEKEVVSL
- the sufD gene encoding Fe-S cluster assembly protein SufD — protein: MTVELNLAVNREAVAERATRLGEPAWMISKRQDALDLAPTLALPKVEKIKIGGWNFTEGTADLETATGLTPDIETLIGENRDHMLITRNGQLVHAQNSEATNGVIFTTLEDAMKHHPELVEKYFMTEGVNVNEDRLAALNAALMNGGTFLYVPKGVKLTVPMQAIYTLEQAGGALYHHAIIVADQDSELTYIESFVSYGEEAHNVNVVTEVFVEANAKVLFGGVDTLAKGAVTYMNRRGVVKQGAKLEWALGHMNDGHTITETKTHLVGNDSFSDTKAVTVGRGDQKQNFNVRTDHFGKGSEGFILIHGVQKDAATSIFNGTSMIHHGASKSNGVQTERVLMLSEKARGDANPILLIDEDDVMAGHAASVGRVDELQLYYLMSRGLSRKEAERLVVHGFLQPVVSELAIDSVKERLVQVIEGKVN
- the sufB gene encoding Fe-S cluster assembly protein SufB, translating into MAKNMPEIGDYKYGFHDRDISIFRSGRGLTTEVVETISKMKEEPQWMLDFRLKSLKIFNEQAMPAWGGDLSDLRFDDITYYVKPSERAEKSWDEVPEEIKRTFDKLGIPEAEQKYLAGVSAQYESEVVYHNMKSELEDQGIVFKDTDTALKENEDLFREYFGKLIPPTDNKFAALNTAVWSGGSFIYVPKGVKMDTPLQAYFRINSENMGQFERTLIIVDEEASVHYVEGCTAPVYTTNSLHSAVVEIFINKNAYCRYTTIQNWANNVYNLVTKRAICEAGATMEWVDGNIGSKLTMKYPAVILKGEGSRGMTLSIAIAGKGQHQDAGAKMIHLAPNTSSTIVSKSISKHGGKVTYRGIVHFGRKATGARSNIECDTLIMDNQSTSDTIPYNEILNDNISLEHEAKVSKVSEEQLFYLMSRGISQEEATEMIVMGFIEPFTKELPMEYAVEMNRLIKFEMEGSIG
- a CDS encoding cysteine desulfurase, translated to MGIDASIRNQFPILDQQVNDRKLVYLDSAASSQKPLVVIEAIDNYYKTVHSNVHRGVHTLGTRATDAYEGARENVRRFIKAQHHEEIIFTRGTTTAINIVASSYGMEHVQEGDEIVVTYLEHHANLIPWQQVAKKKKAKLKYVDLTADGRVTIEAVKAQISDRTKVVAMAHVSNVLGTINPIKEVAQLAHAVGAVMVVDAAQSAPHQKIDVVDLDCDFLAFSAHKMCGPTGIGVLYGKKALLNAMEPVEFGGEMIDYVGLEESTFKPSPYRFEAGTPIIAGAVGLSAAIDFLEEIGLENIEAHERELARYAMAQMREIDGLTIYGPEERVGLVTFNLGDVHAHDVATVLDMQGVAVRAGHHCAQPLMRWLGASSTARASFYLYNTQEEVDALVTGLRQTKEYFSHGF
- the sufC gene encoding Fe-S cluster assembly ATPase SufC translates to MKASHLKIEDLHVAIDGKEILKGVNLEIKGGEIHAVMGPNGTGKSTLASALMGHPTYEVTSGSVTLDGEDVLEMEVNERAQAGMFLAMQYPSEISGVTNSDFLRSAINSRREEGDEISLMKFIRQLDAQMGLLEMPGEMAHRYLNEGFSGGEKKRNEILQMTMLKPAIAILDEIDSGLDIDALKVVAKGVNEMRSPEFGCLIITHYQRLLNYIEPDFIHIMMGGKIVMSGGKELAHRLEAEGYDWVKKELGIEEVEIETKA
- the sufU gene encoding Fe-S cluster assembly sulfur transfer protein SufU, which gives rise to MDFNNLDHLYRQVIMDHYKTPRNRGAIEGGVTIDMNNPTCGDTIRLQLAIEDDIVQDAKFDGEGCSISMASASMMTQIVKGKTVEEALQLAEIFSEMVQGKDYDDEKFDLGDAEALSGVTKFPARIKCATLAWKALERGVEEGK